The Candidatus Omnitrophota bacterium DNA window AATTTGATACAATATCTACTCGTTAACACTTTACACAAGGTATACTAATACTACTACTATGAAGTTTAATATTAACAAAGAGGATTTAGTTGATAAACTACAAACGGTTCTTGGGCCAACAACTACAAAACAAAATCTCCCTGTTCTTAGTAGTGTTTTGATAGTTGCTACCGAAGATAGTGTAACATTTACTACCACTGACCTAGATACAACAATAATATCCTCACAAAAAGTAAACGTTTCAGCTTCTGGGCGAATAGCTATACCAATGAAGCGATTTACCACCATTATTAGAGAATTACCGCCCCAAGAAATCACTATTGAAGTTGTTAAAAATAACCTTTCAATAAGGTGTGGAAAAATTGAGTTTAAAATAAACACCTTAAACGCCGAAGAATTCCCTCAACCACCAGAAAACAAAAATACATCTTTAATAAAAATATTACCTCAAGAGTTAGAGGAAATGGTGAAACTAACTTCTTTTTCTGTTGGGTATGAAGATGTTAGTTATGTGTTGGGGGGTATTTTATTTGAAATCGAGAAAAACAAAATAAATTTAGTGGCAACCGACGGAAAAAGATTAGCCTTTTTTCAGAAATCACTACCAATTAATCAACCAGAACTAAAAACAAAAATTTCTTTTATTTTACCAATAAAAGCGGTTAATGAGTTATATAAACTCCTTAAAGAACAAAACGAAGAGATATATCTTTCAGTTGGGGGTAGTGGAGTTAGTTTTGATTTCAGAAACACTCAATTCATGGCTCGCTCTCTGGAAGGTGAATTTCCTGACTATTCACAATATATCCCTGCAAAAGGAAAAGATAATCTTGTTGTTGATCGGAAAAAACTTCTTTTTGCTTTACGAAGAGCAAATGTTCTTTCAACTCAAGACCACCAAGGGGTGAATTTAACCTTAAAGAAAGATAATTTAGTTATTTCAAAAACCACTCCTCAATTAGGCGAAGTAAAAGAAGAGTTAGAGGTTGAGTATGGTGGAGGTAGCCTTAATATCGGGTTCAACCCAACATATTTAATAGATGTTTTAAAAAATCTAGAAGACGAAACTATCTGCGTGAATTTTTCCGGGGACGATAAACCAGCGGTGTTAAGAAGGGAAGGATATGTTTATCTTCTCTTACCGATTAAGATTTAATTATGGCTACTCACATAAAAGAACTTATTTTAGAATTTCTAAAGCAAAAACAAGGGAAAGTTTTACAACAAGAAAGTATTGGTAAAATAGTGAACCGGTTTTTAGCAGAGGAAACCAAACAACATATTTATTTAAAGGCGGCAACAGAAGATAGTATTATTTTGCATTCTGATTCTTCCGGGGCAACCTATAACTTAACTTTAATAAAAGATAAGCTTTTAGGGGAAATCCAAAAACAATTTCCCGAAATTAAAAAAATAGCCGTACATACGGGAGCGCGATGAAAAAGGAACAAGTTTACGACGCAACAACGATCCAGGTTTTAGGTGGGGTAGAAGCAGTCCGGAAGCGTCCGGCGATGTATATCGGTGACACCTCATTGCGCGGTCTTCACCATTTAGTTTACGAGGTGGTTGATAATTCAATTGATGAAGCAACTGGTGGTTTTTGCAATCGGATAAAAGTAGAAATACATGCTGATGGTAGCGTGTCAGTAGAGGATAATGGTAGAGGTATTCCGGTTGATATACATAAAAAGTTAAAAAAGTCAGCCTTAGAGGTTGTTCTTACTACACTTCATGCCGGGGGTAAGTTTGACCATCGGGTTTATAAGGTGAGCGGCGGTTTACATGGAGTAGGCGTTAGTGTGGTTAATGCTTTAAGCGAATGGTTGGAGGCGGAGGTTAAGCGCGACGGTAAAGTTTACCATCAGAGTTTTGAGGAAGGTAAGACTAAAACCAAAATGAAAACTCTTGGTAAGGCAAAAAGCACCGGGACTAAAATAACTTTTAAGCCAGATACTAGTATTTTTCAAGAAACCAAATTTTCTTTCGATGTTCTTTCTCAACGATTGAGAGAGTTAGCTTTTTTAAATAAGAATATTGAAATAGTTTTGTCCGATGAACAAAAAGACAAAGAAGCCACTTTTAAATTTAAGGGCGGAGTTGTGTCTTTTGTTGAGTATTTAAACCGTAATAAAGACCCAGTGCATAAAAAGATAATTTATTTTCAGAAAGAAAAAGATGGGATCCAGGTGGAGGGGGCGCTCCAGTATAATGATGGCTATAAGGAAACTATATATTCTTTTGCTAATAATATTAATACTATTGAGGGCGGAACCCACTTAAGTGGGTTTAAAACCGCTCTAACTAGAGCAATTAATCAATACGCGCGCGGTAAAAAACTACTAAAAGATTTGAGTAATATATCTGGCGATGATACTCGTGAAGGTATTTGCGCGGTTATTAGCGTTAAGATACCTAATCCTCAATTTGAAGGACAAACAAAAACAAAATTAGGCAATTCCGAAGTGGATGGAATAGTTAGCTCAGTTGCCCTGGAAGCCCTGAGTTCTTTTTTTGAAGAGACCCCTTCGGTGGTAAATAAAATTGTTCAAAAAGCAGTGCTGGCAGCCCGGGCCCGTGAAGCAGCAAGAAAGGCCCGCGAATTAACTCGTCGGAAAGGAGCTTTGGATGCAGCTAATCTTCCAGGTAAATTAGCTGATTGCTCAGAAAAAAATGCCGAATTTTGTGAGGTTTATATTGTTGAGGGTGAAAGCGCCGGAGGAAGTGCCAAACAGGCTCGCGACAGAAATTTCCAGGCGATTTTACCGATAAAAGGGAAAATTCTTAATGTTGAAAAAGCGCGTCTTGATAAAGTGTTAAGCAGTCAAGAGGTGAGAACGATAATTTCAGCGCTAGGCACAGGGGTCGGGGCTGATTTCGATATTTCTAAGCTTCGGTACCATAAAGTAATTATTATGGCTGATGCCGATGTTGACGGGTCACATATCCGGACATTAATTTTAACTCTATTTTATCGGCACATGCAGCAGTTGATCGAAGAAGGGTATATTTATTTAGCCCAGCCGCCGCTATATAGAATTAAGAAAAAAGGTTTAGAAGAATATATCCATACTGAGAAAGAAATGAATGATATGGTATTGTCTTTGGGGACAAAATCAGCCAAGCTTACTAAGGTTGGTAAATCATCTAAAACTTATACTCAAAAAGAGTTAGCCAAGATAATCCAAGGGCTGATTTCTATTGAGCAGATAGAGCTATCGCTTGAGAGAAAAGGAATTTCTTTTAAGCAATATATAGGAGCAATTGACCAAAAGAAAAAGAAATACCCGGCTTATAAAATTTTAGTCGAACAAAAATCAGTGTTTGTTTTAGATGAGGACGAGTTGGCGTCTCATGGAGAGATTGAAGAGCTTAACTATATAGAGATTTACGAGTCGCACGAATTGAAAAAAATTAACGAGGATCTTGATAAGGTTGGCGCATCTTTGAAAGATTACCTGAGGCAAGAGAAGCCACTGTTTGTGTTAACTGAAGAAGATAGTGGTGAGGAAATATCTTGTAATAGTTTGAAGGTGGTTTTAGACCAGGTGCAAAAACTAGCGACCAAAGGAATGAATATCCAACGCTATAAGGGTTTGGGAGAAATGAATCCCGAGCAACTCTGGGAAAGTACCATGGATCCTGAGCAAAGAACTTTGGTCCAGGTGACCTTAGAGGACACGGTTGAGGCTGACAGAATTTTTACGATTCTTATGGGAACTCAGGCTGAGCCGCGCCGGGAGTTTATCCAAGCGCATGCTCATGAGGTAAAGAATCTCGACGTATAAGGGGAATAAATTTTTATGACCGAAAAGACAGGAAAAAGAATTATTACGAAATATCTCGAAGAGGAGATGCAGGAGTCTTACCTGTCTTATGCCATGAGCGTAATCGTCGGTCGGGCCCTCCCGGACATAAGGGATGGATTGAAACCGGTACAGCGGAGAATTCTTTATGCTATGCATGATTTGCATATTCGTCACAACACACCTCATAAAAAATGCGCTCGCATAGTTGGTGAATGTTTAGGTAAATATCATCCGCATGGCGACCTTTCGGTCTATGATGCTTTAGTGAGGATGGCTCAAAGTTTTTCTTTGCGCTATCCGCTAATCGACGGCCAAGGTAATTTCGGTTCAATCGACGGAGACCCGCCGGCAGCAATGCGCTATTCAGAAGCTAGGATGTCTCGGATCGCCGATACGATCCTTCAAGATATAGACAAGAAGACAGTTAACTTTTTTCCTAACTTTGATAATTCGCTTAGCGAGCCAGAAGTTTTACCTTCGGTTTTACCGAATATGTTATTAAACGGGGCAAGCGGAATTGCCGTGGGCATGGCCACGAATATGCCACCACATAATCTAGGGGAAGTTTGTAACGCTCTTGAATATTTAATTGACCACCCTAGCGCATCAATTAAAGAACTACATAAGTACATTAAGGGCCCGGATTTTCCCACCGGAGGAATTATTTGCGGCAGAACAGATATCCTTAATATGTACAAAGAAGGCCGTGGTAAGCTTACTGTGAGAGCTAAAACGACAGTTGAAATTCAGAAAAACCGAAGCCAAATAATAATTAGCGAGATTCCTTACCAACTGAACAAAACCACCTTGTTAGAGCAGATAGCCAATCTTATTAATACCAAAAGAGTGGAGGGTGTTTCTGATTTGCGCGATGAGTCGGACAAAGAGGGGATCAGAGTGGTAGTTGAGCTTAATCGCAATGGACAAGCCGATATAGTTTTAAACCGTCTTTATAAACATACCAGCATGGAAACAACCTACGGGGCAATTTTTTTATGTTTAGTGAATCGCCGGCCCCAAACTTTGAATCTTAAGGAAA harbors:
- the gyrB gene encoding DNA topoisomerase (ATP-hydrolyzing) subunit B, which codes for MKKEQVYDATTIQVLGGVEAVRKRPAMYIGDTSLRGLHHLVYEVVDNSIDEATGGFCNRIKVEIHADGSVSVEDNGRGIPVDIHKKLKKSALEVVLTTLHAGGKFDHRVYKVSGGLHGVGVSVVNALSEWLEAEVKRDGKVYHQSFEEGKTKTKMKTLGKAKSTGTKITFKPDTSIFQETKFSFDVLSQRLRELAFLNKNIEIVLSDEQKDKEATFKFKGGVVSFVEYLNRNKDPVHKKIIYFQKEKDGIQVEGALQYNDGYKETIYSFANNINTIEGGTHLSGFKTALTRAINQYARGKKLLKDLSNISGDDTREGICAVISVKIPNPQFEGQTKTKLGNSEVDGIVSSVALEALSSFFEETPSVVNKIVQKAVLAARAREAARKARELTRRKGALDAANLPGKLADCSEKNAEFCEVYIVEGESAGGSAKQARDRNFQAILPIKGKILNVEKARLDKVLSSQEVRTIISALGTGVGADFDISKLRYHKVIIMADADVDGSHIRTLILTLFYRHMQQLIEEGYIYLAQPPLYRIKKKGLEEYIHTEKEMNDMVLSLGTKSAKLTKVGKSSKTYTQKELAKIIQGLISIEQIELSLERKGISFKQYIGAIDQKKKKYPAYKILVEQKSVFVLDEDELASHGEIEELNYIEIYESHELKKINEDLDKVGASLKDYLRQEKPLFVLTEEDSGEEISCNSLKVVLDQVQKLATKGMNIQRYKGLGEMNPEQLWESTMDPEQRTLVQVTLEDTVEADRIFTILMGTQAEPRREFIQAHAHEVKNLDV
- the dnaN gene encoding DNA polymerase III subunit beta, giving the protein MKFNINKEDLVDKLQTVLGPTTTKQNLPVLSSVLIVATEDSVTFTTTDLDTTIISSQKVNVSASGRIAIPMKRFTTIIRELPPQEITIEVVKNNLSIRCGKIEFKINTLNAEEFPQPPENKNTSLIKILPQELEEMVKLTSFSVGYEDVSYVLGGILFEIEKNKINLVATDGKRLAFFQKSLPINQPELKTKISFILPIKAVNELYKLLKEQNEEIYLSVGGSGVSFDFRNTQFMARSLEGEFPDYSQYIPAKGKDNLVVDRKKLLFALRRANVLSTQDHQGVNLTLKKDNLVISKTTPQLGEVKEELEVEYGGGSLNIGFNPTYLIDVLKNLEDETICVNFSGDDKPAVLRREGYVYLLLPIKI